One stretch of Zingiber officinale cultivar Zhangliang chromosome 6B, Zo_v1.1, whole genome shotgun sequence DNA includes these proteins:
- the LOC121989663 gene encoding protein CANDIDATE G-PROTEIN COUPLED RECEPTOR 7-like has protein sequence MARSPPRSRFDPLLFVVAALASILSSSAEIKNLKISSDSRPIILFEKFGFTPRGEVNITVSDVFVSSTLATPDPALLGFLLLADESLIQAAYDSQHKRSANSNPNPNGRCILDSTYVIRLFTLAEISRQSASLNRSFPITRPDEYSLFFANCAPETSVSMSVRTEMYNGRSDGSRDYLSVGQSPVPSLYAFFAIVYVAFFAFWIYVTLFQNRLAAQTIHHLMAGLLLTKALNLVFAAEDQHYIRQTGTPHGWDVLFYIFQFLKGVLLFTVIVLIGTGWSFLKPFLQEREKKVLIIVIPLQVIANIASIVIGETGPFIQNWVTWNQVFLLIDVVCCCAILFPIIWSIRSLRETSKTDGKAAKNLAKLTLFRQFYIVVIGYLYFTRIVVYALRTIASYKYQWVSVATEETASLAFYVFMFYMFRPAEKNQYFMLDDDQEEAAEMVLREEEFEL, from the coding sequence ATGGCGCGGTCTCCTCCCAGATCCCGCTTTGATCCGCTACTCTTCGTCGTCGCCGCCCTCGCTTCGATCTTATCGTCCTCGGCGGAGATCAAGAACCTTAAGATCTCCTCGGACTCCCGGCCGATCATCCTCTTCGAGAAGTTCGGCTTCACCCCCCGCGGCGAGGTGAACATCACCGTCTCCGACGTCTTTGTCTCTTCCACCCTCGCCACCCCCGATCCTGCCCTCCTCGGCTTCTTACTCCTCGCCGACGAGAGTCTCATCCAGGCCGCCTACGACTCGCAGCACAAGCGCAGCGCTAACTCCAACCCTAACCCTAACGGCAGATGCATCCTCGACAGCACCTACGTCATCCGCCTGTTCACCTTAGCCGAGATCTCCCGACAGTCCGCCTCCTTGAACCGCTCGTTCCCTATCACACGCCCGGATGAGTACAGCCTCTTCTTCGCCAATTGCGCCCCTGAGACCTCGGTCTCTATGTCCGTTCGCACCGAGATGTACAATGGCCGCTCCGACGGCTCTCGCGACTACCTATCAGTCGGTCAGTCCCCCGTCCCCTCCTTGTACGCCTTCTTCGCCATAGTCTATGTCGCTTTCTTCGCCTTCTGGATCTACGTCACCCTCTTCCAAAACCGCCTTGCTGCCCAAACGATCCACCATCTCATGGCCGGTCTCCTCCTCACCAAGGCACTCAATCTTGTTTTCGCTGCTGAGGACCAGCACTACATCCGCCAAACCGGAACGCCCCATGGGTGGGACGTCCTCTTCTACATCTTCCAGTTCCTGAAAGGCGTGCTCTTGTTCACGGTCATTGTCCTCATTGGCACCGGATGGTCCTTCCTGAAGCCCTTCCTGCAGGAGCGAGAGAAGAAGGTGCTCATCATTGTGATTCCTCTCCAGGTGATAGCCAATATCGCCTCCATTGTGATCGGCGAGACTGGTCCTTTCATCCAGAATTGGGTCACCTGGAATCAGGTCTTCCTCCTCATCGACGTTGTTTGCTGCTGCGCCATCCTCTTCCCAATCATCTGGTCAATCAGATCTCTGCGTGAGACTTCAAAGACCGATGGGAAAGCTGCGAAAAACCTTGCCAAGCTCACTCTTTTCCGGCAGTTCTACATCGTGGTGATTGGGTATCTGTACTTCACCAGGATTGTGGTTTATGCGCTCAGGACAATAGCATCTTACAAGTATCAGTGGGTCAGCGTGGCAACTGAGGAGACAGCAAGCCTTGCCTTCTATGTGTTCATGTTTTATATGTTTAGGCCGGCAGAGAAGAACCAGTACTTCATGCTTGACGATGATCAAGAAGAGGCTGCAGAGATGGTGCTCCGTGAAGAAGAGTTTGAGCTTTGA
- the LOC121989664 gene encoding molybdate-anion transporter-like, whose translation MEVFYWLLFGGLAAVVASLELSKTTRDRAATSSAFNSFKNNYLLVYSLMMAGDWLQGPYVYYLYTTYGYGKGDIGRLFIAGFGSSMLFGTIVGSLADKQGRKRASVTYCITYILSCITKHSPQYKVLMLGRVLGGIATSLLFSAFESWLVAEHNKRGFEPQWLSITFSKAIFLGNGLVAIISGLFANLLTDNLGLGPVAPFDAAACFLAMGMAIILSTWTENYGDASESKDLLTQFKVAASAISSDEKIALLGAIQSLFEGSMYTFVFLWTPALSPNDEDIPHGFIFATFMLSSMLGSSIASRLLARAVPKVESYMQLVFAISAVTLLLPVITNSLITPSTVKGGSISLGGCIQLFGFCTFEACVGIFWPSIMKMRSQYIPEEARSTIMNFFRIPLNIFVCIILYNVSAFPMTVMFGMCTAFLFLAAILQRRLMKVAEAHRSKFPDWTSVKERDGEAEPLNT comes from the exons ATGGAGGTCTTCTACTGGCTTCTCTTTGGCGGACTCGCCGCGGTGGTGGCCTCCCTGGAGCTCAGCAAGACCACCCGCGATCGCGCCGCCACCTCCTCCGCCTTCAACTCCTTCAAGAACAACTATCTCCTCGTCTACTCCCTCATGATGG CTGGAGATTGGCTGCAGGGACCCTACGTCTACTACCTTTACACTACGTATGGCTACGGGAAGGGTGACATCGGCCGCCTCTTCATCGCCGGATTCGGATCTTCCATGCTGTTCGGTACCATTGTGGGTTCCCTGGCTGACAAACA GGGTCGGAAGAGGGCTTCTGTGACCTACTGTATCACCTACATCCTTAGCTGCATCACCAAGCATTCGCCGCAATACAAGGTCTTAATGCTGGGACGAGTTTTAGGAGGGATCGCCACATCGCTCTTGTTTTCTGCATTTGAGTCATGGCTTGTCGCAGAACACAACAAG AGGGGTTTTGAGCCACAATGGTTGTCCATCACATTCTCGAAGGCCATATTTCTTGGCAATGGCCTAGTTGCCATTATATCTGGTCTCTTTGCTAATTTACTGACAGATAACTTGGGTTTGGGACCTGTTGCTCCCTTTGATGCTGCTGCTTGCTTCCTCGCAATGGGCATGGCGATTATATTATCAACATGGACCGAGAACTATGGGGATGCTTCTGAAAGCAAAGATTTATTGACCCAGTTTAAGGTTGCTGCATCAGCTATTTCTTCTG ATGAGAAAATTGCTTTACTGGGTGCAATACAGTCCCTGTTTGAGGGTTCCATGTATACGTTTGTCTTCCTTTGGACTCCTGCTTTGAGTCCAAATGATGAGGACATTCCTCATGGTTTCATTTTTGCCACTTTCATGCTCTCATCGATGTTAGGTAGCTCCATAGCATCTCGTCTATTAGCCCGTGCAGTACCAAAAGTTGAATCTTACATGCAGCTTGTATTTGCTATATCTGCCGTCACTCTCCTCCTACCAGTTATTACAAAT TCCTTAATAACACCGTCAACAGTCAAAGGCGGAAGCATTTCTCTTGGGGGTTGTATTCAGCTCTTTGGATTCTGTACATTTGAAGCGTGTGTTGGAATATTTTGGCCGTCCATTATGAAAATGAGATCCCAGTACATTCCTGAGGAGGCTAGGAGTACAATCATGAACTTTTTCCGCATTCCACTGAACATATTTGTGTGCATTATTCTTTACAAT GTTAGTGCATTCCCTATGACTGTCATGTTCGGCATGTGCACTGCTTTCCTTTTCCTCGCCGCAATTCTACAAAGGAGGTTGATGAAGGTTGCTGAAGCCCACAGATCAA AATTTCCAGATTGGACTTCCGTAAAGGAAAGAGACGGTGAGGCTGAGCCACTAAACACTTGA
- the LOC121989665 gene encoding probable 6-phosphogluconolactonase 4, chloroplastic, translating into MAAPVSSAALSYGILRRQPSPICSFSATFFLPLSSATLDQSRRVSLSSVWPSQLRSRRRSLPSLLAMASEKALASKGDQGLLVFDTEEELSASLAKYTAELSEKFIRERGAFTVVVSGGSLIKSLRKLTESPYLETIDWAKWHTFWVDERVVPKDHEDSNYKLAFDGFLSKVPIPPDQVCAINDALSAPGAAEDYETALKHLVNIGVVVKSASGYPRFDLMLLGMGPDGHIASLFPNHPLLNVTDKWVTFIKDSPKPPPERITFTLPVINSSSYVAMVVAGAGKAGVVGKALGNEKTADLLPVEMISLEDGELTWFADNAAVSMLPDKPSL; encoded by the exons ATGGCTGCCCCCGTCTCGTCTGCCGCACTTAGCTACGGCATCCTCCGCCGGCAGCCGTCGCCGATCTGTAGTTTTTCGGCgactttctttcttcctttatcATCGGCAACGCTAGATCAGTCGAGGAGGGTTTCTCTCTCCTCCGTCTGGCCGAGTCAACTCCGATCTCGTCGCAGGTCGTTGCCCTCGCTTCTTGCCATGGCTTCCGAAAAGGCTCTCGCTTCGAAGGGGGATCAAGGCTTGTTGGTCTTCGACACCGAGGAGGAGCTCTCCGCATCGCTTGCGAAGTATACGGCGGAGCTGTCGGAGAAGTTCATCCGCGAGAGGGGTGCCTTCACTGTTGTCGTATCCGGTGGATCACTCATCAAATCCCTCAG GAAATTGACGGAATCTCCTTATTTGGAAACGATCGACTGGGCAAAATGGCACACTTTCTGGGTGGATGAGAGAGTGGTCCCAAAGGATCACGAAGATAGCAACTATAAACTTGCATTTGATGGATTTTTGTCTAAG GTCCCAATTCCACCTGATCAAGTCTGTGCTATCAATGATGCCTTATCAGCCCCAGGTGCAGCTGAAGACTATGAGACTGCTTTGAAGCATCTAGTCAACATTGGTGTGGTTGTCAAATCAGCATCTGGTTATCCAAGATTCGATCTCATGTTATTAGGAATGGGACCAGATGGTCATATTGCTTCTCTCTTTCCCAACCACCCTCTCCTTAATGTGACAGATAAGTGGGTTACCTTCATAAAGGACTCTCCAAAGCCACCACCAGAAAGGATTACATTCACTTTACCTGTAATCAATTCATCTTCTTATGTTGCAATGGTGGTTGCTGGAGCTGGGAAAGCTGGTGTTGTTGGTAAAGCTCTGGGCAATGAGAAAACCGCTGACTTGCTGCCTGTTGAGATGATTTCCCTTGAAGATGGAGAGTTGACATGGTTCGCTGATAATGCAGCAGTCTCAATGCTCCCAGATAAGCCAAGCCTGTAG
- the LOC121990696 gene encoding B-box zinc finger protein 20-like, translating into MKILCDVCGQESASAFCCADEAALCDACDRRVHRANKFAGKHRRFSLSAPSAQSHPLCDICRGKRAFLFCQEDRAILCKDCDESIHSANHLTMKHNRFILTGVRLSPAPISSSSSTEPESEATPDKNSAKTAVPVSDQNKILMANSSSPITATTTSCSTTRSSAARPATASTTVSAATTSSISEYLTKMCPGWCVEDLLVDDAGGVSVEDFAKGNELLPFLEPDLDGGAQEPTADDFPVWAAQVPQFPSPYFSPAGLGHRQTWHANKEAGATYQRAAETVSEQGSEDIFMVPQISPAPTPNKRARRSLWHC; encoded by the exons ATGAAGATACTGTGCGACGTGTGCGGCCAAGAGTCGGCCTCGGCGTTCTGTTGCGCCGACGAGGCCGCCCTCTGCGATGCCTGCGACCGCCGGGTCCACCGGGCGAACAAATTCGCCGGCAAGCACCGCCGCTTCTCCCTCTCCGCGCCCTCGGCCCAGTCGCATCCCCTCTGCGATATCTGCCGG GGGAAGCGAGCGTTCTTGTTTTGCCAAGAGGATCGCGCGATTCTTTGCAAGGATTGCGACGAGTCTATCCACAGCGCCAACCATCTCACCATGAAGCACAATAGGTTCATCCTCACCGGCGTCCGTCTTTCCCCGGCGCCGATATCCTCTTCTTCCTCTACCGAGCCGGAGTCGGAGGCGACGCCGGATAAAAATAGTGCTAAAACCGCCGTTCCGGTGAGCGACCAAAACAAGATCTTGATGGCCAACTCTTCCTCCCCCATCACCGCCACCACCACCAGCTGCAGTACCACCAGAAGTAGCGCCGCCAGGCCCGCGACCGCATCCACCACCGTCTCCGCCGCTACTACCAGCAGCATCTCGGAGTACCTAACCAAGATGTGCCCTGGATGGTGCGTCGAGGACCTTCTCGTCGACGATGCAGGCGGCGTTTCGGTGGAGGATTTCGCGAAG GGTAACGAGTTGCTCCCGTTCCTGGAGCCGGATCTGGACGGCGGCGCGCAGGAACCGACGGCGGATGACTTCCCAGTGTGGGCGGCGCAGGTGCCCCAGTTCCCTTCGCCGTACTTCTCCCCCGCCGGCCTCGGACACCGCCAGACGTGGCACGCGAACAAGGAGGCAGGTGCCACCTACCAGCGGGCCGCGGAGACCGTGTCAGAGCAGGGGAGCGAGGACATATTCATGGTGCCACAGATTTCCCCTGCGCCTACTCCCAACAAGAGGGCGAGACGCTCGCTCTGGCACTGCTGA